In one window of Miscanthus floridulus cultivar M001 chromosome 12, ASM1932011v1, whole genome shotgun sequence DNA:
- the LOC136497952 gene encoding BTB/POZ domain-containing protein At5g03250-like produces MAAAAATRVIGSKPSDCFQFQDPNTWTCITELASDVVVQVGEMSFHLHKMPLISRSGTLKKLVNESTGDDDGGDDSKPCTVRLDDVPGGAEAFLLAARFCYDVQTELKAGNVVLLRCAAEHLAMTEDYGEGNLVEQAESFLSEVLAGWDDTVRALDSCDDDAVLPAAEDLLILPRCIDSLADKACADPTLSGWPMLEYFTAKSLEETAIWNGIGAAGRPQSPGADWWYEQASSFGLPVYKRLIAAVRSRGMSPENVAGSLMHYARCHLSGLRRRGDNSDGSSRGRAGASGTAAVLSAGDQRTLLEEIVALLPVQKSVTPTRFLLGLLRVATVLHAAAACRDALERRAGNQLEEAALGDLLIPNTGYSAETLYDVDSFQRMLEQFMVTTPPAFAASPESTDEGQLVDAPPAELMPVSSVAKLVDGYLAEVGTEANLKPSKFHTIAALVPAYARAIDDGLYRAIDIYLKAHPWLTDSEREQLCRLMNCQKLSLEACTHAAQNERLPLRVVVQVLFFEQLRLRTTLAGWFFVSDNADQGSSSDNCVLPRRPDDDLDFAAGSEVTTEEDGFATDEDGFAAARHDDPSSPAMSVAEIHRPGKGKPKSALSRLLGKLGLCGRSSSSRQQQQPPPLPGASGKRRKSFDFGC; encoded by the exons atggcggcggcggcggcgaccaggGTGATCGGATCGAAGCCATCGGACTGCTTCCAGTTCCAGGACCCTAACACCTG GACTTGCATCACGGAGCTTGCAAGCGATGTGGTTGTCCAAGTAGGAGAGATGTCCTTCCACCTCCACAAG ATGCCGTTGATCAGCCGTAGCGGTACGCTGAAGAAGCTTGTGAACGAGTCcaccggcgacgacgacggcggcgatgaCAGCAAACCGTGCACCGTGCGTCTGGACGACGTCCCCGGCGGGGCGGAGGCGTTCCTGCTGGCGGCCAGGTTCTGCTACGACGTCCAGACAGAGCTGAAGGCGGGCAACGTCGTGCTGCTGCGGTGCGCGGCGGAGCACCTCGCCATGACCGAGGACTACGGCGAAGGGAACCTGGTGGAGCAGGCGGAGTCGTTCCTGTCCGAGGTGCTGGCCGGCTGGGACGACACGGTGCGCGCGCTGGACTCGTGCGACGACGACGCCGTGCTCCCTGCCGCCGAGGACCTGCTCATCTTGCCGCGGTGCATCGACTCGCTGGCGGACAAGGCCTGCGCCGACCCGACGCTCTCCGGGTGGCCGATGCTGGAGTACTTCACGGCGAAGAGCCTCGAGGAGACGGCGATCTGGAACGGCATCGGCGCCGCCGGGAGGCCGCAGTCGCCGGGCGCGGACTGGTGGTACGAGCAGGCGTCCTCATTCGGGCTGCCCGTATACAAGCGGCTCATCGCGGCGGTGCGGTCCAGGGGCATGAGCCCCGAGAACGTCGCCGGCTCGCTGATGCACTACGCCAGGTGCCACCTCTCCGGGCTCAGGCGGCGAGGAGACAACAGCGACGGCAGCAGCCGCGGCAGAGCCGGAGCGTCGGGGACCGCGGCCGTGCTCTCGGCCGGCGACCAGAGAACACTCCTGGAGGAGATTGTCGCGCTGCTCCCTGTCCAGAAGAGCGTCACCCCGACGCGGTTCCTGCTTGGTCTGCTCCGCGTCGCGACGGTCCTGCACGCCGCCGCGGCGTGCCGGGACGCGCTGGAGAGGAGGGCCGGCAACCAGCTGGAGGAGGCCGCGCTGGGGGACCTGCTGATACCCAACACCGGGTACTCCGCGGAGACCCTCTACGACGTGGACAGCTTTCAGCGGATGCTGGAGCAGTTCATGGTGACGACCCCGCCTGCGTTCgccgcgtcgccggagagcacggaCGAGGGACAGCTGGTCGACGCTCCGCCGGCCGAGCTCATGCCAGTCAGCTCGGTGGCCAAGCTAGTCGACGGGTACCTCGCTGAGGTCGGGACGGAGGCCAACCTCAAGCCCTCCAAGTTCCACACCATCGCCGCGCTCGTCCCAGCCTACGCCCGGGCAATCGATGACGGCCTCTACCGTGCCATTGATATCTACCTCAAG GCACACCCGTGGCTGACGGACTCGGAGCGGGAGCAGCTGTGCCGGCTGATGAACTGCCAGAAGCTGTCGCTGGAGGCGTGCACGCACGCGGCACAGAACGAGCGGCTGCCACTGCGGGTGGTGGTGCAGGTGCTCTTCTTCGAGCAGCTGCGGCTGCGCACCACGTTGGCCGGGTGGTTCTTCGTGTCGGATAACGCCGACCAGGGCTCCAGCTCCGACAACTGCGTGCTGCCGCGGAGGCCCGACGACGATCTGGACTTCGCGGCCGGGTCCGAGGTGACGACGGAAGAGGACGGCTTCGCGACGGACGAGGACGGCTTCGCGGCGGCCAGGCACGACGATCCGTCGTCGCCTGCGATGAGCGTGGCGGAGATCCACCGCCCGGGGAAGGGGAAGCCTAAGAGCGCCCTGAGCCGGCTGTTAGGGAAGCTCGGGCTCTGCGGgaggtcgtcgtcgtcgcggcagcagcagcagccgccgcctctGCCGGGCGCCAGCGGCAAGAGGCGCAAGTCCTTCGATTTCGGGTGTTAA
- the LOC136497664 gene encoding syntaxin-52-like, giving the protein MASSSDPWMKEYNEASRLADDISSMIADRGSLPQSGPEIMRHTSAIRRKITILGTRLDSLESLLGRIPPKSITDKEMHKRHDMLSSLKSKAKQMATSFNMSNFANREDLLGQSKKADDMSRVAGLDNQGIVGLQRQIMKEQDEGLEKLEETVLSTKHIALAVNEELTLHTRLIDDLEDHVDITNSRLQRVQKRLAILNKRTKGGCSCMCLLLSVVAIVILAVIVWLLVKYL; this is encoded by the exons ATGGCATCATCTTCGGACCCATGGATGAAGGAGTACAATGAAGCATCCAGACTTGCTGATGACATCAGTTCCATGATTGCCGATAGAGGGTCTCTTCCACAATCAGGCCCAGAGATTATGCGTCATACCTCAGCCATCCGGAGAAAAATAACTATTCTTGGGACTAGACTGGATAGCTTGGAGTCATTGCTTGGCAGAATTCCTCCAAAGTCGAT CACTGACAAGGAGATGCATAAGCGCCATGACATGCTTTCCAGTTTGAAGTCTAAAGCGAAGCAGATGGCGACAAGTTTCAACATGTCAAACTTTGCTAACAG GGAGGATCTGCTTGGTCAGAGTAAAAAGGCAGATGACATGAGCAGAGTTGCTGGGTTAGATAACCAAGGAATTGTTGGCCTTCAGAGGCAAATTATGAAAG AGCAAGATGAGGGTCTTGAGAAGCTGGAAGAGACAGTGCTGAGCACAAAGCATATTGCATTAGCAGTCAATGAAGAACTTACCCTGCACACAAGATTGATA GATGACCTTGAAGATCATGTTGATATTACAAATTCACGTCTTCAG CGTGTGCAAAAGAGGCTTGCAATTCTGAACAAGCGCACCAAAGGTGGCTGCTCATGCATGTGCCTGCTTCTGTCAGTCGTCGCTATCGTGATTCTTGCAGTCATTGTTTGGCTTCTCGTCAAGTATCtgtaa
- the LOC136496173 gene encoding uncharacterized protein → MACASLPFLISHPNRLQVRFVSDSDPPPPPHFGGSTGYSHDDGGGREALDSVFADIVGAEAAIVRPQFFSGTHAIACALFALLRPGHELLAVAGPPYDTLVPVIVIRGSANVGSLKDFGVAYPEVPLAADGGLDWDALACSIRPETGCAFIQRSCGYSWRKSLSVANIHRAIDLIKMQNPNCMVMVDNCYGEFVETSEPAMVGADLIAGSLIKNPGGTIAPCGGYVAGKKHLVEAAAARLSAPGLGVEFGSTPGHVMRSLFQGLFLAPQTVGEAVKGGLLIAEVMSAKGYRVQPLPRVPRHDIVQAVELGSRERLIAFCEVVQQTCPVGSFIKPTAGETPGYASEVIFANGTFIDRSTSELSCDGPLRDPYAVFCQGGTHWTQWALVLSDVLTVI, encoded by the exons ATGGCGTGCGCGTCCCTCCCCTTTCTTATATCCCACCCGAACCGTCTCCAAGTTCGGTTCGTCTCCGATTCCGATCCGCCCCCGCCCCCT CATTTCGGCGGGTCCACGGGGTACAGCCACGACGACGGTGGCGGGCGGGAGGCGCTGGACTCCGTCTTCGCCGACATCGTTGGAGCGGAGGCTGCCATTGTGCGCCCCCAG TTTTTCTCCGGTACCCACGCCATTGCCTGTGCGCTGTTTGCGCTCCTGAGGCCTGGGCATGAG CTCCTGGCGGTCGCTGGGCCTCCGTACGACACCTTAGTTCCG GTGATTGTGATCAGGGGGTCGGCCAATGTAGGGTCACTCAAGGATTTCGGGGTGGCGTACCCAGAAGTTCCG CTTGCAGCAGATGGTGGCCTTGATTGGGATGCTCTTGCTTGCTCCATCAGGCCGGAAACTGGATGTGCCTTCATACAGAGATCTTGTGGATATTCGTGGCGCAAGAGCTTAAGCGTAGCAAATATTCACAGAGCTATAGATTTGATCAAG ATGCAAAATCCAAACTGCATGGTGATGGTTGACAATTGCTATGGTGAATTTGTTGAGACATCAGAACCTGCAATGGTG GGAGCAGACTTGATTGCTGGCAGTTTGATAAAGAATCCAGGTGGAACTATTGCGCCTTGTGGTGGTTATGTTGCTGGGAAGAAACATTTAGTGGAAGCAGCTGCAGCTCGTTTATCTGCACCTGGCCTTGGGGTGGAATTTGGGTCAACACCTGGCCATGTTATGCGGTCATTGTTTCAAGGCTTGTTTCTTGCTCCACAAACGGTTGGAGAAGCAGTAAAA GGAGGTTTGCTAATTGCAGAAGTCATGTCAGCCAAGGGGTACAGAGTTCAACCACTTCCGAGGGTTCCTCGCCATGACATTGTGCAG GCAGTGGAGCTTGGTAGCAGGGAAAGACTCATAGCATTCTGTGAAGTAGTGCAACAAACTTGTCCAGTAGGATCTTTCATCAAACCAACTGCTGGGGAAACCCCTGGCTATGCTTCAGAG GTCATTTTCGCCAACGGGACATTCATAGATCGAAGCACAAGTGAACTATCATGTGATGGGCCGTTGAGAGATCCATATGCCGTCTTCTGCCAG GGAGGAACACATTGGACACAGTGGGCGCTTGTCCTCAGTGATGTTCTGACGGTCATATAA
- the LOC136497214 gene encoding uncharacterized protein, whose product MAAVEKEDPEQVRAAQILVNLRYRKLRRWPEWVPMQPGEASSSPPATVVAAKVPPSGEASSAGTVAAGLPLRRRPERVSMESGEASFSLGGTVAAGVPERWPKAKRSGSRGETSKELPEQGHAAAAPAKGSGAPQSSEQERCAEMPAALCYAAVAGSGPSTTSAAPAKEPMKTPSPNTPLDLDYGAGGSGAPSSADDAALARPQAKRKGTGAGGSVGGDDDEGCSSPAKRGPVAQEEKPMPISVEPNVQSETRASSGKGAPLPFPFDLNLLPWPMDEDTSGVF is encoded by the coding sequence atggcggcggtggaaaaGGAGGATCCGGAGCAGGTTCGCGCTGCGCAGATTCTCGTCAACCTCCGGTACAGGAAGCTCCGGAGGTGGCCGGAGTGGGTCCCGATGCAGCCGGGTGAGGCCTCCTCTTCGCCGCCCGCGACTGTGGTGGCGGCGAAGGTGCCGCCGTCGGGTGAGGCCTCTTCGGCTGGGACTGTGGCGGCGGGGTTACCGCTCCGGAGGCGGCCGGAGCGGGTCTCGATGGAGTCGGGTGAGGCCTCTTTCTCGTTGGGCGGGACTGTCGCGGCGGGGGTGCCAGAGCGGTGGCCAAAGGCTAAGAGATCGGGGTCGCGTGGCGAGACGTCCAAGGAGCTGCCGGAGCAgggccatgccgccgccgcccctgccaAGGGATCCGGCGCGCCGCAGTCCAGCGAGCAGGAAAGGTGCGCCGAGATGCCAGCGGCGCTCTGCTACGCCGCAGTGGCCGGGTCCGGCCCATCGACGACTAGCGCCGCGCCTGCGAAGGAGCCCATGAAGACGCCGAGCCCAAATACCCCGCTGGACCTGGACTACGGCGCCGGAGGGTCCGGCGCGCCGTCGAGCGCGGACGACGCGGCGCTGGCGCGGCCGCAGGCGAAGCGGAAGGGCACCGGCGCCGGGGGATCTGTCGGCGGCGATGACGACGAGGGGTGCAGCTCGCCGGCGAAGCGTGGGCCGGTGGCTCAAGAGGAGAAGCCGATGCCGATCTCGGTTGAACCAAATGTGCAAAGCGAAACACGTGCGTCCAGCGGCAAGGGCGCACCACTCCCGTTCCCGTTCGACCTCAACCTGCTTCCGTGGCCAATGGACGAGGACACCTCGGGCGTGTTTTGA
- the LOC136496172 gene encoding uncharacterized protein, which translates to MASRAHPVLPCLDAIEPERQPPALVSELLEEIFLRVASSADLARASGACVSFRRLIADHSFLCRYRSIHPPLLLGLVIHPWPRRVTGDVSEQQFDGTLGAGEANPSALALCFLCFPGLTCLPRFHPVEAPHPSAAIARAVALTADFSFDYLPCPTTERHYRSLCDIRDGRVLIEYDLREENGLEYCDFVVCDPLSRRYVMLPRITDDLLASVDLESQIIFNTGVSFIPSGGIEEDTSFSVIHWMQSDTTLGVFVFSSVSGCWSVSVSTNCNDLGLNELELLVSGQCMYDCFYWKLYHMSMLIKLDMNTMQFCIVDLPPGHDEREIVIVESGESKVAMFSLSYEGTSVDYYTFSQNGSDKSHEWHMMRTIPLPAHYTIMCYIGCYPAEGYILIECVQDGEGPYYSTVFSLEVKSFNIERVRGTSHNGLAYPYFGFPPSMSPRRIQGYGEVCLFSP; encoded by the exons ATGGCGTCGCGTGCTCACCCGGTCCTCCCCTGCCTCGATGCCATAGAGCCGGAGCGGCAGCCGCCGGCACTCGTCAGCGAGCTCCTCGAGGAGATCTTCCTCCGCGTCGCCTCCTCTGCGGACCTCGCCCGCGCCTCCGGCGCGTGCGTCTCCTTCCGCCGCCTCATCGCTGACCACTCCTTCCTCTGCCGGTACCGCTCCATTCACCCGCCCCTACTCCTTGGCTTGGTGATACACCCTTGGCCGCGGCGGGTCACCGGCGACGTGAGCGAACAGCAATTCGACGGAACCCTAGGCGCCGGCGAGGCAAACCCCTCCGCCTTGGCGTTGTGTTTTCTGTG CTTCCCGGGCTTAACCTGCCTTCCACGGTTCCACCCTGTCGAGGCGCCCCATCCCTCCGCTGCTATCGCCCGCGCTGTCGCCCTGACTGCTGATTTTTCCTTCGACTACCTCCCTTGCCCCACCACCGAACGGCATTACAGGAGCCTGTGCGATATCCGCGACGGCCGCGTCCTCATTGAGTATGACCTTAGGGAGGAGAATGGCCTTGAGTATTGTGACTTCGTGGTGTGCGACCCGTTGTCCCGGCGATACGTGATGCTGCCTCGAATAACCGACGACCTACTCGCCTCCGTCGACCTCGAAAGCCAAATTATTTTCAATACGGGTGTCTCTTTTATCCCTTCAGGAGGCATAGAGGAGGATACATCATTCAGCGTGATCCACTGGATGCAATCCGACACAACGTTGGGGGTATTTGTCTTCTCTTCAGTCTCTGGCTGCTGGAGTGTCAGTGTGTCTACAAATTGCAATGATCTGGGCTTGAACGAACTTGAGCTGCTGGTTTCAGGCCAATGTATGTATGACTGCTTCTATTGGAAATTATACCACATGAGCATGCTGATCAAGCTCGACATGAATACTATGCAGTTTTGCATTGTTGACCTCCCGCCTGGCCACGATGAGCGGGAAATCGTCATTGTGGAGTCAGGGGAAAGCAAGGTTGCGATGTTTAGTCTGAGTTATGAAGGCACATCTGTCGATTATTACACCTTTTCGCAAAATGGCAGTGACAAGTCCCATGAGTGGCATATGATGAGAACCATCCCCTTGCCTGCCCATTATACTATTATGTGCTACATTGGTTGCTATCCAGCTGAAGGATACATTTTAATAGAATGCGTTCAAGATGGAGAGGGGCCATATTATTCAACAGTTTTCTCACTTGAGGTTAAGTCTTTTAATATTGAGAGGGTCCGTGGGACAAGTCATAATGGCCTGGCCTATCCATATTTTGGTTTCCCACCATCTATGTCACCAAGGAGGATTCAAGGATATGGAGAGGTATGCCTTTTTTCCCCTTAA